From one Dyella sp. 2HG41-7 genomic stretch:
- the fabF gene encoding beta-ketoacyl-ACP synthase II, which translates to MSKRRVVVTGMGIISPVGNDIATAWNNILKGVSGIGNVTHFDASTYATRIAGQVRDFDPVQWIAPKDVKKMDPFIHYGIAAGTQALRDSGLEITEANAPRIGVAVGAGIGGLNTIEDTSIDLHEKGPRRVSPFFVPSSIINMVSGNLSIMFGLKGPNIACVTACTTATHNIGLAMRMIQYGDADVMVAGGSEFATTGTAMAGFCSAKAMSTRNDEPTKASRPWDKDRDGFVLSDGAGVLVLEEYEHAKARGAKIYAELVGFGMSGDAFHITAPSEGGEGAGRCMDSALRDGQINPSDVQYINAHGTSTPLGDLGEVLAAKRVFGDHAYKLAMSSTKSTTGHLLGAAGGVEAIFTILAMRDQVLPPTINLDEPGEGCDLDFVANTAREAKIDIAISNSFGFGGTNGTIAFRRI; encoded by the coding sequence ATGAGCAAACGACGTGTGGTAGTGACCGGCATGGGCATCATCTCGCCGGTCGGCAACGACATCGCCACCGCCTGGAACAACATCCTCAAGGGCGTCAGTGGTATTGGCAACGTTACGCACTTCGATGCATCGACGTATGCCACGCGCATCGCCGGTCAGGTGCGCGATTTCGATCCGGTGCAGTGGATCGCCCCGAAAGATGTCAAAAAAATGGACCCGTTCATCCACTACGGCATCGCCGCGGGTACGCAAGCCCTGCGCGATTCCGGATTGGAAATTACGGAAGCCAACGCGCCGCGCATTGGCGTGGCGGTGGGCGCCGGCATCGGTGGCCTCAATACCATCGAAGACACCTCCATCGATTTGCACGAAAAAGGTCCGCGACGCGTGTCGCCGTTCTTCGTGCCCAGCTCGATCATCAACATGGTGTCGGGCAATCTGTCGATCATGTTCGGTCTCAAAGGTCCGAACATCGCGTGCGTCACTGCATGCACCACCGCCACGCACAACATCGGTCTGGCGATGCGCATGATTCAGTACGGCGACGCGGACGTGATGGTGGCCGGCGGTTCCGAATTCGCGACCACGGGCACGGCGATGGCGGGCTTCTGCTCGGCCAAGGCGATGTCCACGCGCAACGACGAACCCACCAAGGCGAGCCGTCCCTGGGATAAGGATCGCGACGGTTTCGTGTTGTCCGACGGCGCCGGCGTGCTGGTGCTCGAAGAATACGAACACGCCAAAGCGCGCGGCGCGAAAATCTACGCCGAGCTGGTCGGCTTCGGCATGAGCGGCGACGCTTTCCACATCACCGCGCCCAGCGAGGGCGGCGAAGGTGCGGGACGCTGCATGGACTCGGCGCTGCGCGACGGTCAGATCAATCCGTCCGACGTGCAATACATCAACGCGCACGGCACCTCCACACCGTTGGGCGATCTCGGCGAAGTGCTGGCAGCCAAGCGCGTGTTCGGCGATCACGCGTACAAGTTGGCGATGAGCTCCACCAAATCCACCACCGGACACCTGCTGGGTGCGGCGGGCGGCGTGGAAGCCATCTTCACCATCCTCGCGATGCGCGATCAGGTGTTGCCGCCGACGATCAATCTCGATGAACCGGGTGAAGGCTGCGATCTTGATTTCGTGGCGAACACGGCGCGCGAGGCGAAGATCGATATCGCCATCTCCAACTCGTTCGGCTTTGGCGGTACCAACGGTACGATCGCATTCCGTCGCATCTAG
- the acpP gene encoding acyl carrier protein produces the protein MSTIEERVKKIVVEQLGVKEDEVQPNSSFVDDLGADSLDTVELVMALEEEFETEIPDEEAEKITTVQQAVDYIKAHTKE, from the coding sequence ATGAGCACCATCGAAGAACGCGTCAAGAAAATCGTCGTCGAGCAACTTGGCGTGAAGGAAGACGAGGTTCAACCGAACTCTTCGTTCGTTGACGACCTCGGCGCGGATTCGCTGGACACGGTTGAATTGGTGATGGCGCTCGAAGAGGAATTCGAAACCGAAATTCCCGACGAGGAAGCCGAAAAGATCACCACCGTGCAGCAGGCCGTCGATTACATCAAGGCTCACACCAAGGAGTAA
- the fabG gene encoding 3-oxoacyl-ACP reductase FabG: MSTLQGEIALVTGASRGIGAAIADELAAMGATVIGTATSESGAAAIEARLAPHGGHGRVLNVTDASSSEALIDDIAKQFGAVSILVNNAGITRDQLLLRMRDEDWQAILDTNLTSVYRMSKAVMRGMMKARKGRIISIASVIGLTGNPGQANYAAAKAGIIAFSKSLAREIGSRGITVNVVAPGFIDTDMTRGLPEESKQALLGQIALGRLGEPGDIAKAVGFLASSAAGYITGETLHVNGGMYMP; this comes from the coding sequence ATGAGCACACTGCAAGGTGAAATCGCACTGGTCACCGGCGCCAGCCGCGGTATCGGCGCAGCCATCGCCGACGAACTGGCGGCCATGGGCGCTACCGTTATCGGTACGGCGACCAGTGAATCGGGCGCGGCGGCGATCGAGGCGCGGCTCGCTCCTCACGGCGGTCATGGACGTGTACTCAATGTGACGGACGCGTCATCGTCCGAAGCCTTGATCGACGATATCGCCAAGCAATTCGGCGCAGTGTCGATTCTGGTTAACAACGCCGGCATCACGCGCGACCAACTGTTGTTGCGCATGCGCGACGAAGACTGGCAGGCCATCCTCGATACCAACCTTACGTCGGTCTATCGCATGTCCAAGGCGGTGATGCGCGGCATGATGAAAGCGCGCAAGGGCCGCATCATTTCCATCGCATCGGTCATCGGACTTACCGGCAATCCGGGGCAGGCCAATTACGCCGCGGCGAAAGCGGGCATCATCGCGTTCTCCAAATCGCTGGCGCGCGAAATCGGCTCGCGCGGCATCACGGTCAATGTGGTGGCGCCGGGCTTTATCGACACCGACATGACGCGCGGCTTGCCGGAAGAATCCAAGCAGGCGCTACTGGGTCAGATTGCTCTGGGTCGTCTGGGCGAGCCCGGCGATATCGCCAAGGCCGTTGGCTTCCTGGCCTCGTCGGCGGCGGGCTATATCACCGGCGAGACTTTGCACGTCAACGGCGGCATGTATATGCCCTGA
- the fabD gene encoding ACP S-malonyltransferase — protein sequence MTQSSASLAFVFPGQGSQSVGMLADLAAAHSDVKATFDEASQGAGVDLWALSQQGPEDQLNRTENTQPALLAASVAVWRVWQKLGGAQPAQLSGHSLGEYSALVCAGALSLHDAAALVAERGRLMQAAVPPGVGAMAAILGGDDQQIAAVCEEVAQGQVVAPANYNSPGQLVIAGNAEAVDRALAKLAEQGIKKAVKLAVSVPSHTALMREASDKLGERMASIAWQLPTIPVVQNAEARSYALLEDIRGALQRQLYLPVRWTECVQALVAGGATCIAECGPGKVLAGLIKRIDKSVEARAIGTPVELEAARNEWT from the coding sequence ATGACTCAATCGTCCGCATCGCTCGCTTTCGTTTTTCCCGGCCAAGGTTCGCAATCGGTCGGCATGCTTGCCGATTTGGCGGCCGCTCACAGCGACGTGAAAGCCACGTTCGACGAAGCCTCGCAAGGCGCAGGCGTCGATCTGTGGGCGCTTAGCCAGCAGGGTCCGGAAGATCAACTCAATCGCACCGAAAATACGCAGCCGGCCTTGCTTGCCGCGAGCGTGGCGGTGTGGCGCGTATGGCAGAAACTTGGCGGCGCGCAACCTGCGCAATTGTCCGGGCACAGCTTGGGCGAATACAGCGCGCTGGTTTGTGCAGGCGCGTTGTCGCTACACGATGCGGCGGCCCTGGTGGCCGAGCGCGGACGCTTGATGCAGGCCGCTGTGCCCCCCGGCGTCGGCGCGATGGCGGCGATCTTGGGCGGCGACGATCAGCAGATCGCTGCGGTGTGCGAAGAAGTTGCGCAAGGGCAAGTTGTTGCACCCGCGAACTACAACTCACCCGGACAGCTTGTGATTGCCGGCAACGCGGAAGCGGTCGATCGCGCGTTGGCGAAGCTCGCCGAGCAAGGTATCAAGAAGGCGGTGAAATTAGCCGTTTCCGTTCCGTCGCACACCGCGTTGATGCGCGAAGCGTCGGACAAGTTGGGCGAGCGCATGGCGTCTATCGCGTGGCAGTTGCCGACGATTCCTGTCGTGCAAAACGCCGAAGCGCGCAGTTACGCATTGCTGGAAGACATTCGCGGCGCGCTGCAGCGTCAGCTCTATTTGCCCGTGCGTTGGACCGAGTGCGTGCAAGCGCTGGTGGCCGGCGGCGCGACGTGCATTGCCGAATGCGGTCCGGGCAAAGTGTTGGCGGGTCTGATCAAGCGCATCGACAAGAGCGTTGAAGCGCGCGCGATCGGTACGCCTGTCGAACTCGAAGCCGCGCGCAACGAGTGGACTTGA
- a CDS encoding beta-ketoacyl-ACP synthase III has protein sequence MAQIYSRILATGSALPERVLTNADLEKFVDTSDEWIRERTGIRQRHIAAEGETTGDLSTLAAQRALEAAGVKASELDLIVLGTTTPDIIFPSTACLVQHRLGANGCAAFDVNAACSGFVYALGIADKFIRSGQSKKVLVIGAETLTRMIDWNERETCVLFGDGAGAVVLEASSEPGIYATCLHADGGHKELLYNPVGVSVGFKDEPNHGVRIRMSGREVFKVAVKTLDSLVEETLGAAGMDASQLDWLIPHQANLRIIEATAKRLNMSMDQVIVTVDQHANTSAGSVPLALDAAVRSGKVKRGQNLLLEAFGGGFTWASALLRY, from the coding sequence ATGGCTCAGATCTACTCCCGCATCCTCGCCACTGGCAGCGCGCTGCCGGAACGCGTTCTCACCAACGCCGATCTCGAAAAATTCGTCGACACCAGCGATGAGTGGATTCGCGAACGCACCGGCATTCGTCAGCGTCATATCGCGGCGGAAGGAGAGACCACGGGAGATCTTTCCACGCTTGCCGCGCAGCGCGCGTTGGAAGCGGCTGGCGTCAAGGCGTCGGAACTCGATCTGATCGTCCTGGGCACGACCACGCCCGATATCATTTTTCCCTCCACCGCGTGTCTGGTTCAGCACCGTCTGGGCGCCAACGGCTGCGCGGCGTTCGACGTCAACGCGGCGTGCTCCGGCTTTGTTTACGCCCTGGGCATTGCGGACAAATTCATTCGCAGCGGCCAATCGAAGAAAGTGCTGGTGATCGGTGCGGAAACGCTCACGCGCATGATCGACTGGAATGAGCGCGAAACCTGCGTGCTCTTCGGCGACGGTGCGGGCGCGGTCGTGCTGGAAGCCTCCAGCGAGCCTGGCATCTACGCCACGTGCTTGCACGCGGACGGCGGTCACAAAGAATTGCTGTACAACCCGGTCGGTGTATCGGTGGGCTTCAAGGACGAGCCCAATCACGGCGTGCGCATTCGCATGTCCGGTCGCGAAGTGTTCAAGGTAGCGGTCAAGACGCTCGATTCGCTGGTCGAAGAAACGCTCGGCGCGGCCGGCATGGACGCGTCGCAACTGGATTGGCTGATTCCGCATCAGGCCAACTTGCGCATCATCGAAGCCACAGCCAAGCGCTTGAACATGTCGATGGATCAGGTGATCGTCACCGTCGATCAACATGCCAATACGTCCGCAGGTTCGGTGCCGTTGGCGCTCGATGCGGCCGTCCGTTCGGGCAAGGTCAAGCGCGGTCAGAATTTGCTGCTGGAAGCCTTCGGCGGCGGGTTTACCTGGGCGTCGGCGCTGCTGCGTTACTGA
- the rpmF gene encoding 50S ribosomal protein L32 yields the protein MAVQKSRKTPSTRGMRRSHDKLSTVQLATDPTSGEVHRRHHVTADGYYRGKKVVDTNVAVVDED from the coding sequence ATGGCCGTTCAAAAGAGCCGCAAGACCCCGTCCACCCGCGGCATGCGTCGCTCGCACGACAAGTTGAGCACTGTCCAGTTGGCCACCGATCCGACCAGCGGCGAAGTGCATCGCCGCCACCACGTGACGGCCGACGGTTACTACCGCGGCAAGAAAGTGGTCGACACCAACGTCGCAGTGGTCGACGAAGACTGA
- a CDS encoding YceD family protein: protein MVSARRSFQGSLPIAAMSRLCEALADDAGSAQYELDFGRDEYGTAYVDVRVQAPLWLICQRTLEPFVMPVTVDSRLGLIRSEREEAALPPGCEPLLIAEDDKLNPVDVIEDELLLALPLVPVNPDGVLPEEVIRPSEEALSAEERPDNPFAVLRELKNK, encoded by the coding sequence ATGGTTTCCGCGCGGCGTTCGTTCCAGGGGTCACTGCCCATCGCCGCAATGTCTCGCTTATGCGAGGCGCTGGCGGATGATGCAGGTTCGGCCCAGTACGAGCTCGATTTCGGTCGAGACGAGTACGGTACCGCCTACGTTGATGTTCGCGTTCAAGCGCCCTTGTGGTTGATTTGTCAGCGCACGCTCGAGCCGTTTGTCATGCCCGTGACGGTGGATAGCCGTCTGGGCCTGATTCGTTCCGAACGTGAGGAAGCCGCGCTTCCGCCGGGATGCGAGCCGCTGCTGATCGCCGAGGACGACAAGCTGAACCCGGTCGATGTGATCGAGGACGAATTGTTGTTGGCGCTGCCGCTGGTGCCGGTCAACCCGGACGGCGTGCTGCCCGAAGAAGTAATCCGCCCGTCGGAGGAAGCCCTTTCCGCCGAAGAGCGTCCCGATAACCCGTTCGCGGTACTGCGCGAACTCAAGAACAAATGA